One Sediminibacillus dalangtanensis genomic region harbors:
- a CDS encoding GntR family transcriptional regulator yields MADTFHSSTPIYSQLTERINKQILRGELKPGDKLPSVREMGLKVNVNPNTVQRTYRELEGMMIVESRRGQGTFVTENQSILQDMRERLKQEEISQFVASMHEMGYENEEIEAGLQSYLTEDKEDTE; encoded by the coding sequence ATGGCCGATACCTTTCATTCATCAACGCCTATATACAGCCAACTGACCGAACGCATTAACAAACAAATTTTACGTGGCGAATTAAAGCCTGGTGACAAGCTCCCCTCAGTCCGTGAAATGGGGTTGAAGGTGAACGTAAACCCGAACACTGTACAAAGGACATATCGTGAACTGGAAGGAATGATGATCGTGGAATCCAGACGAGGACAAGGAACGTTCGTGACCGAAAATCAAAGCATCCTTCAGGACATGAGAGAGCGCCTGAAGCAGGAAGAGATATCGCAATTCGTTGCCAGCATGCATGAAATGGGTTATGAAAACGAGGAAATCGAAGCAGGATTACAAAGCTATTTGACAGAGGATAAGGAGGATACGGAATGA
- a CDS encoding ABC transporter ATP-binding protein, translating to MIELENVNKRFMKKSALQDVSLELTKGKIIGLVGENGSGKSTTLKLIAGLVRPSKGSVKVNGNPVDRRIASQVSYLSELDDYYSFYNVGQTIDFFAEQFADFNKEKAEEIRAFMKLDPDAKLKQLSKGNRGRLKIVLTLAREVPVILMDEPLSGLDPMVRDSIVKGLISFIDLEHQIVLITTHEIKEIETILDEVIAIRDGHIIGHHNVEQLRIEENQGIVEWMTSIYDREIH from the coding sequence ATGATTGAACTGGAGAATGTCAACAAACGATTTATGAAAAAAAGTGCTTTACAGGATGTCTCCCTAGAACTGACCAAAGGGAAAATAATCGGTCTCGTCGGAGAAAACGGGAGCGGGAAATCCACAACATTGAAGTTGATTGCCGGACTCGTCCGTCCATCGAAGGGATCCGTAAAAGTGAACGGAAACCCTGTCGACCGCAGAATCGCCAGCCAGGTTTCCTATCTATCTGAGCTCGATGACTACTACAGCTTTTATAATGTAGGCCAGACGATCGATTTTTTTGCAGAACAATTTGCCGACTTCAACAAGGAAAAGGCAGAAGAAATTCGCGCTTTCATGAAATTAGACCCAGATGCCAAATTGAAACAACTTTCCAAGGGGAACCGAGGTCGTCTAAAAATTGTCCTGACACTGGCCAGGGAGGTTCCTGTCATTTTGATGGATGAACCGCTTTCCGGATTGGACCCGATGGTACGTGACTCCATCGTCAAAGGGCTCATTTCGTTTATTGACTTAGAACACCAAATCGTACTCATTACCACTCATGAAATCAAGGAAATTGAAACGATACTCGATGAAGTAATCGCCATACGGGACGGCCATATTATTGGCCATCATAATGTAGAACAACTTCGCATCGAAGAAAACCAGGGCATTGTTGAATGGATGACTTCCATCTATGACCGTGAAATCCATTAA
- a CDS encoding lipoate--protein ligase family protein — MALDEALLNWHSQGIIPPILRFYGWKPAGISVGYFQKVNGKIDVDGARQHGIELVRRQTGGRAVLHDQELTYSVLVSEDHEAMPASVKEAYLVISRGLLEGFKELGIEAEFAVPEEKLQTTDSAVCFEEPSWYELIVAGKKAAGSAQTRKKGVILQHGSIPLNVDKEKLFDLFVYPNERVKERAKRTFGDKAVAINEVSKHPIRFEEAKQAFKTGFERGLEIQLEPFTLTEEQLSEVHALESKYKSEEWNFSR, encoded by the coding sequence ATGGCATTGGACGAGGCACTCCTGAATTGGCATAGCCAAGGGATAATACCACCAATCCTCCGTTTTTATGGATGGAAACCAGCAGGAATTTCTGTAGGCTATTTTCAGAAGGTCAATGGCAAAATCGATGTGGATGGAGCCCGTCAGCATGGTATCGAGCTCGTCCGCAGACAGACCGGAGGGAGAGCGGTGCTCCACGATCAGGAACTTACATACAGCGTCCTTGTTTCAGAGGACCATGAAGCGATGCCGGCTTCGGTAAAAGAAGCCTATTTAGTGATTTCCCGCGGTTTGCTGGAAGGCTTTAAAGAACTTGGAATCGAAGCAGAATTCGCTGTGCCGGAGGAAAAGCTGCAAACGACCGATTCAGCAGTCTGCTTTGAAGAACCGTCATGGTATGAATTGATTGTCGCCGGTAAAAAGGCGGCTGGAAGCGCCCAAACCAGAAAAAAAGGCGTGATTTTGCAGCATGGCTCCATTCCCTTGAATGTGGATAAAGAGAAGCTGTTTGATTTATTCGTCTATCCGAACGAACGGGTAAAGGAACGGGCAAAAAGAACATTTGGCGATAAAGCAGTCGCCATTAACGAAGTCTCAAAGCATCCCATCCGTTTTGAAGAAGCCAAACAAGCTTTTAAAACCGGATTTGAACGCGGCCTTGAGATCCAACTCGAACCGTTCACGCTTACGGAAGAACAACTGTCCGAAGTACATGCACTGGAATCCAAGTATAAAAGCGAAGAATGGAATTTTTCCAGATGA